The bacterium genome contains the following window.
TCCTCGCCAACCGCTATCCCCGACTGTACGGCGACTTCGGCTTCTACGACGCGGTGGATGCGTCGACCGGCGCGGTCGCGTACAAGTACCTGGCGCTCGACCAGTCGATGCTCTTCCTGGCCCTCGTCAATCATCTCGCCGACCACGCCGTGCAGCGCCGCTTCGCCTCCGACCCGATCATGGTCCGCGCCCTGCCGGTGATCCGCGAGGAGCGCTTCTTCGAGTGACGCGCGAGCGATGGCGAGCGTTCGTTTCGAAGCGGTCGGCAAGCGGTATCCGAACGGCGTCGTGGGGATCGACGACGTGTCGTTCCACGTCGACGACGGCGAGCTCCTCGTCCTGGTCGGGCCGTCCGGGTGCGGCAAGAGCACGCTGCTGCGCCTGCTCGCCGGGCTGGAGTCGGCGACCGCCGGGCGGATCCTGATCGGCGACCGGGTGGTCAACGACCTGGCGCCGCAGGCGCGCAACGTGGCGATGGTCTTCCAGGACTACGCCCTCTACCCGTTCCTCACCGTGCGCCGGAATCTCGCCTTTCCGCTCGAGATGCGGCGGCTCGACCGCGCCAGCATCGCGGCGCGGGTCGCCCGCGTCGCCGCGATGCTGGACCTCGAGGCCCTCCTCGACCGCCTGCCGCGCCAGCTCTCCGGCGGCGAGCGGCAGCGGGTCGCCATGGGCCGCGCCCTGGTGCGCGAGCCGAGCGTCTCGCTGCTCGACGAGCCGCTCTCCAACCTCGACGCCAAGCTGCGGGTCGAGGTGCGGGCGGAGATCGCCGACCTGCAGGCGCGCACCGGCACCACCATGCTCTACGTCACGCACGATCAGACGGAGGCGATGACCCTCGGCCGCCGCATCGCCGTCCTCGACCGCGGCCGCGTGCAGCAGGTCGCGACGCCGCGCGAGCTCTACGAACGACCGGCCAACGCCTTCGTCGCCGGGTTCATCGGCAGCCCGCCGATGAACCTGCTGCCGGCGAGCGCGGCCGCCGACGGCGATGTCGTGCTCCTCAGCATCGCCGGCCAGTCGCTGCGCCTCGCCAACCCCTCGCTGGCGCGCGCCGTCGCCGCCCACCGCGGGTCGGTATGCAGCGCCGGCGTTCGCCCCGAGGACTGGCAGCTCGCCGGCGACGGGATGGCGGCGCGCGTCGAGCAGGTCGAGTTCCTCGGCCACGAGACGCTCCTCCACGCCCGCGCCGGCGACCAGCGCCTGGTGGTCCGCCTGCCCGGGGCCTTCGCCACGAACGCGGGCGATCACCTGCGCCTGACGGCCGCCAACGTCCACCTGTTCGACGACGCCCGCCGCCGCGTCGGATAGCGCCGGCCGAGGCTCCGGCCGCGATCCCACTGGCCGGCGGCGGAGTGGCGCCGAGCGGTTGGCCCGGCGGTCACCGGTTGGTGCCGCCGCAGGCGTCAGCCGAGCGCCACCCGGACGAGGTGTTCGGCGCCGTCGCGCAGCAGGGCGACGCGGCCGATGCCGGCGTCGATCCGGCCGGGGACGCCGTCGAGCGTGATGGCGGTCACGGCGGCGGCGCGCTGGTGCGGATTCTCGACCGCGACGGTGTAGCGCGTCGCGCCGTCGTGCAGGCGCAGCGCGACCTCGAAGCCCGGCCAGGCGTCGGGGATGCGCGGGTCGATGGCGAGCGTCGTGCCCGCTTCGACGCGGACGCCGAGGAGCCGCTCGACGGCGATGCGGTACATCCAGCCGGCCGACCCGGTGTACCAGGTCCAGCCGCCGCGCCCGAGGTGCGGGTCGACGCCGTAGATGTCGGCGACGACCACGTATGGTTCCACCTGGTAGACGGCGAGCCGCGCGGCGCTGCCGCCGTGGGTCACCGGGCTGAGCATCTCCAGGAGCGCGGCGGCGCGATCGCGCCGACCGAGCATGGCGAAAGCCTGTACCGCCCACATGGCGCCGTGCGTGTACTGGCCGCCGTTCTCGCGGATCCCCGGCACGTAGCCCTTGATGTAGCCGGGGTCGTGGGCGCCGCGGTCGAAGGGCGGGGTGAGCAGGCGGATCA
Protein-coding sequences here:
- the ugpC gene encoding sn-glycerol-3-phosphate ABC transporter ATP-binding protein UgpC — protein: MASVRFEAVGKRYPNGVVGIDDVSFHVDDGELLVLVGPSGCGKSTLLRLLAGLESATAGRILIGDRVVNDLAPQARNVAMVFQDYALYPFLTVRRNLAFPLEMRRLDRASIAARVARVAAMLDLEALLDRLPRQLSGGERQRVAMGRALVREPSVSLLDEPLSNLDAKLRVEVRAEIADLQARTGTTMLYVTHDQTEAMTLGRRIAVLDRGRVQQVATPRELYERPANAFVAGFIGSPPMNLLPASAAADGDVVLLSIAGQSLRLANPSLARAVAAHRGSVCSAGVRPEDWQLAGDGMAARVEQVEFLGHETLLHARAGDQRLVVRLPGAFATNAGDHLRLTAANVHLFDDARRRVG